The Lycium barbarum isolate Lr01 chromosome 9, ASM1917538v2, whole genome shotgun sequence genome has a segment encoding these proteins:
- the LOC132609257 gene encoding putative clathrin assembly protein At2g25430 isoform X2, with amino-acid sequence MAPSIRKAIGAVKDQTSISLAKVTGNVAPDLEVLVVKATTHDNDPADEKYIREILYLTSNSRGYVSAFVFAVSKRLSKTHDWVVALKALMLVHRLLTDGDPVLGQEIMYASRRGMRILNMSDFRDEAHSNSWDHSGFIRTYAVYLDRKLEFTVYDRKMNDVDEKKRFEDGYGNDREEKKRFGDGYGNDREEKNGVTPVREMKPERVLERLNQLLQLLDRFLACRPTGAAKNSRMVLVALYSLVKESFTFYADICEVLQILLDRFGEMEYADCVKAFDAYVSAAKMIDELVGTYNWCKDTGIARSSEFPEVQVITDKLLGTLEGFLRERANRPRSPEINRVESSSAVKEEKTPDMNEIKALPPPENYSPPPPPPPQPVPQPRPHTQQVTEDLVNLKNDGVTADGEGNKMALALFSGPVAKGNGSWEAFPSDGETGQVTSAWQTPAAEIGKADWELALVETASNLSKQTADLAGGFDSLLLNGMYDQGTVRQHVSHTQETGGSASSVALPGVGKSAKPMLALPAPDGTVQPVGNQDPFAASLAVPPPSYVQMAEQERKQHLLMQEQQLWQQYASNGMQGQMGLSRLAGTTGYYGAGMQPSMPYGMPQGAGMGQSAGYYFTPL; translated from the exons ATGGCTCCGAGTATTAGGAAGGCAATTGGTGCGGTCAAAGATCAAACTAGCATAAGCCTAGCTAAAGTGACCGGCAATGTCGCTCCAGACCTTGAAGTATTGGTGGTGAAAGCAACCACTCATGATAATGATCCAGCAGATGAGAAATATATTAGGGAGATTTTGTACTTGACCTCTAATTCTAGAGGATATGTGAGTGCTTTTGTTTTTGCAGTATCGAAGAGGTTAAGTAAAACTCATGATTGGGTTGTGGCGTTGAAGGCCTTAATGCTTGTTCATAGGCTGTTAACTGATGGAGACCCCGTACTTGGGCAAGAAATCATGTATGCAAGTCGGAGAGGGATGAGGATTTTGAATATGTCTGATTTTCGTGACGAAGCTCACTCTAACTCCTGGGATCATTCCGGATTCATTAGGACTTACGCTGTTTACTTAGATCGGAAGCTTGAGTTTACAGTCTATGATAGGAAGATGAATGACGTTGATGAGAAAAAGAGGTTTGAAGATGGTTATGGGAATGACAGGGAAGAGAAAAAGAGGTTTGGAGATGGTTATGGGAATGATAGGGAAGAGAAAAATGGTGTGACACCAGTTAGAGAAATGAAGCCCGAGAGGGTTTTAGAGAGGTTGAATCAATTGCTTCAGCTTCTTGATAGGTTCTTGGCTTGTAGACCGACTGGAGCAGCAAAGAATAGTAGGATGGTGCTGGTGGCACTGTATTCTCTTGTGAAGGAGAGCTTCACTTTTTATGCCGATATTTGTGAGGTATTACAGATTTTGTTAGACCGCTTCGGGGAGATGGAGTATGCTGATTGCGTCAAGGCGTTTGATGCTTATGTTAGTGCAGCAAAGATGATCGATGAGCTCGTGGGGACTTACAATTGGTGCAAGGATACTGGGATTGCAAGGTCATCCGAGTTCCCGGAAGTGCAGGTCATCACTGATAAGCTTTTGGGCACGCTAGAGGGATTCTTGAGAGAGAGGGCAAATAGGCCAAGAAGCCCTGAGATAAATAGAGTGGAGAGTTCATCAGCAGTTAAAGAGGAGAAAACACCGGATATGAACGAAATCAAAGCTCTCCCCCCACCCGAGAATTACTCACCAccacctcctcctcctcctcaacCTGTACCTCAGCCAAGGCCACATACTCAACAG GTAACTGAAGACTTGGTGAATTTGAAGAATGATGGAGTGACAGCTGATGGTGAGGGCAATAAAATGGCATTAGCCTTGTTTTCTGGACCGGTAGCCAAAGGAAATGGCTCCTGGGAAGCATTCCCGTCTGATGGAGAGACTGGACAAGTAACTTCAGCTTGGCAGACACCAGCAGCTGAGATTGGGAAAGCTGACTGGGAATTAGCATTGGTAGAAACTGCCAGTAATTTGTCTAAGCAGACGGCTGATTTAGCAGGTGGTTTTGATTCGCTGTTGTTAAACGGAATGTATGATCAGGGGACCGTGAGGCAGCACGTGAGCCATACTCAGGAGACTGGTGGGAGTGCCAGCAGCGTGGCATTGCCTGGAGTGGGAAAGAGCGCAAAACCTATGCTCGCTTTGCCTGCCCCTGATGGAACAGTCCAACCAGTAGGGAATCAAGATCCATTTGCTGCTTCCCTTGCAGTGCCACCTCCTTCGTACGTCCAAATGGCAGAACAGGAGAGGAAACAGCATTTGTTAATGCAGGAACAACAGCTGTGGCAGCAATATGCAAGCAACGGGATGCAAGGCCAAATGGGTTTGTCTAGACTTGCTGGAACTACGGGCTACTATGGCGCGGGAATGCAACCATCAATGCCTTATGGGATGCCACAAGGTGCTGGAATGGGACAGTCAGCAGGATATTACTTTACTCCTCTCTGA
- the LOC132609257 gene encoding putative clathrin assembly protein At2g25430 isoform X1: MAPSIRKAIGAVKDQTSISLAKVTGNVAPDLEVLVVKATTHDNDPADEKYIREILYLTSNSRGYVSAFVFAVSKRLSKTHDWVVALKALMLVHRLLTDGDPVLGQEIMYASRRGMRILNMSDFRDEAHSNSWDHSGFIRTYAVYLDRKLEFTVYDRKMNDVDEKKRFEDGYGNDREEKKRFGDGYGNDREEKNGVTPVREMKPERVLERLNQLLQLLDRFLACRPTGAAKNSRMVLVALYSLVKESFTFYADICEVLQILLDRFGEMEYADCVKAFDAYVSAAKMIDELVGTYNWCKDTGIARSSEFPEVQVITDKLLGTLEGFLRERANRPRSPEINRVESSSAVKEEKTPDMNEIKALPPPENYSPPPPPPPQPVPQPRPHTQQQVTEDLVNLKNDGVTADGEGNKMALALFSGPVAKGNGSWEAFPSDGETGQVTSAWQTPAAEIGKADWELALVETASNLSKQTADLAGGFDSLLLNGMYDQGTVRQHVSHTQETGGSASSVALPGVGKSAKPMLALPAPDGTVQPVGNQDPFAASLAVPPPSYVQMAEQERKQHLLMQEQQLWQQYASNGMQGQMGLSRLAGTTGYYGAGMQPSMPYGMPQGAGMGQSAGYYFTPL, from the exons ATGGCTCCGAGTATTAGGAAGGCAATTGGTGCGGTCAAAGATCAAACTAGCATAAGCCTAGCTAAAGTGACCGGCAATGTCGCTCCAGACCTTGAAGTATTGGTGGTGAAAGCAACCACTCATGATAATGATCCAGCAGATGAGAAATATATTAGGGAGATTTTGTACTTGACCTCTAATTCTAGAGGATATGTGAGTGCTTTTGTTTTTGCAGTATCGAAGAGGTTAAGTAAAACTCATGATTGGGTTGTGGCGTTGAAGGCCTTAATGCTTGTTCATAGGCTGTTAACTGATGGAGACCCCGTACTTGGGCAAGAAATCATGTATGCAAGTCGGAGAGGGATGAGGATTTTGAATATGTCTGATTTTCGTGACGAAGCTCACTCTAACTCCTGGGATCATTCCGGATTCATTAGGACTTACGCTGTTTACTTAGATCGGAAGCTTGAGTTTACAGTCTATGATAGGAAGATGAATGACGTTGATGAGAAAAAGAGGTTTGAAGATGGTTATGGGAATGACAGGGAAGAGAAAAAGAGGTTTGGAGATGGTTATGGGAATGATAGGGAAGAGAAAAATGGTGTGACACCAGTTAGAGAAATGAAGCCCGAGAGGGTTTTAGAGAGGTTGAATCAATTGCTTCAGCTTCTTGATAGGTTCTTGGCTTGTAGACCGACTGGAGCAGCAAAGAATAGTAGGATGGTGCTGGTGGCACTGTATTCTCTTGTGAAGGAGAGCTTCACTTTTTATGCCGATATTTGTGAGGTATTACAGATTTTGTTAGACCGCTTCGGGGAGATGGAGTATGCTGATTGCGTCAAGGCGTTTGATGCTTATGTTAGTGCAGCAAAGATGATCGATGAGCTCGTGGGGACTTACAATTGGTGCAAGGATACTGGGATTGCAAGGTCATCCGAGTTCCCGGAAGTGCAGGTCATCACTGATAAGCTTTTGGGCACGCTAGAGGGATTCTTGAGAGAGAGGGCAAATAGGCCAAGAAGCCCTGAGATAAATAGAGTGGAGAGTTCATCAGCAGTTAAAGAGGAGAAAACACCGGATATGAACGAAATCAAAGCTCTCCCCCCACCCGAGAATTACTCACCAccacctcctcctcctcctcaacCTGTACCTCAGCCAAGGCCACATACTCAACAG CAGGTAACTGAAGACTTGGTGAATTTGAAGAATGATGGAGTGACAGCTGATGGTGAGGGCAATAAAATGGCATTAGCCTTGTTTTCTGGACCGGTAGCCAAAGGAAATGGCTCCTGGGAAGCATTCCCGTCTGATGGAGAGACTGGACAAGTAACTTCAGCTTGGCAGACACCAGCAGCTGAGATTGGGAAAGCTGACTGGGAATTAGCATTGGTAGAAACTGCCAGTAATTTGTCTAAGCAGACGGCTGATTTAGCAGGTGGTTTTGATTCGCTGTTGTTAAACGGAATGTATGATCAGGGGACCGTGAGGCAGCACGTGAGCCATACTCAGGAGACTGGTGGGAGTGCCAGCAGCGTGGCATTGCCTGGAGTGGGAAAGAGCGCAAAACCTATGCTCGCTTTGCCTGCCCCTGATGGAACAGTCCAACCAGTAGGGAATCAAGATCCATTTGCTGCTTCCCTTGCAGTGCCACCTCCTTCGTACGTCCAAATGGCAGAACAGGAGAGGAAACAGCATTTGTTAATGCAGGAACAACAGCTGTGGCAGCAATATGCAAGCAACGGGATGCAAGGCCAAATGGGTTTGTCTAGACTTGCTGGAACTACGGGCTACTATGGCGCGGGAATGCAACCATCAATGCCTTATGGGATGCCACAAGGTGCTGGAATGGGACAGTCAGCAGGATATTACTTTACTCCTCTCTGA
- the LOC132612119 gene encoding ARGOS-like protein, with protein MDVKAVKNSNDEYFHRKNGIIINLMEGKKIENSRLFSQGQYGKRNVSSSISYFSLVSLLFLTCVTVSLLLLPLILPPLPPPPSFILLLLPVFILLLLMVLAFMPSNNVM; from the coding sequence ATGGATGTTAAAGCAGTGAAAAACTCCAATGATGAGTACTTCCACAGGAAAAATGGAATTATTATTAATTTgatggaaggaaagaaaatagAGAATTCAAGATTATTCTCACAAGGGCAATATGGTAAAAGGAATGTGTCATCCTCCATCAGCTATTTCAGCTTAGTGTCATTGCTTTTTCTAACTTGTGTCACTGTATCTTTGTTACTTCTGCCATTGATACTTCCACCATTGCCACCACCACCATCATTCATATTGTTGCTACTCCCTGTTTTCATTCTCCTACTTCTTATGGTCTTGGCTTTCATGCCTTCCAATAATGTCATGTGA